The window GCCTGTCGATCATCTCGTTGCAGGCCGGCGTCGCGCTGCACGTCCTAGACCGCCGGCCCGAGCAGGCGCAGCTCTCGCTGGAGGCGATCCGCCGGACGGCGATCGAGGCGCTCGACGAGCTGCGCGCCACCCTCGCGCTGACCCGCGCCGGCCAGTTCATGCGCGGCTCGGCCCCGCTGGAGCCGCCGCTGGCGGAGCCAGCACGCCCGGAGCCATCACCCGCGGACCAGGCCGTGCCCGCCCCGCGAGCGGTGTCGCCGCCGCCGCCGTCCTCGGCGACCGAGCGGGCCGCCGAGCGGACGGCCGACCGGACGCCGCTGACGGGGCTCGGGAGGCTGCCCAGCCTCCTCGCCGAGGTCCGGCTATGCGGAATCCCGGTCGAGGCGTCGACCAGCGGGCCACTCGACACGCTGCCCGCCGACGTCGACCTGGCCGCCTACCGGATCGTGCAGGAGTCGCTGACGAACGTGCTCCGGCACGCCGCCGCGTCGCGGGTCACCATCGAGGTGACGGTCTCCGGCGGCGCCGTGTCCATCGACGTCGCCGACGCTCCGGACCCGCCGGCCGCCCAGCCGGTGGTACCCCCGGGCCACGGGCTCACCGGCCTGCGCGAGCGGGCCGAGGAACTGGGCGGGCGCCTGACCGCCGGCCCTTGCCCGGGCGGTGGCTGGCGCGTGCGCGCGCAGCTCCCGGTCACCCGGGCGCGACCGGTCGGCGGTCCTGGCGGCAGTCCCGGCGGCGCTGGCAGCCGTAGTGGAGGAAAACGTTGATCAGGGTCGTGGTGGCCGACGACCAGCCGCTGATCCGGCTGGGGCTGCGGGTGCTCGTCGAGACCGAGGACGATCTCGAGCTCGTCGGCGAGGCGGAGGACGGCCGGGCCGCCGTCGAGCTGGTGCGGCGCGCGAGGCCGGACGTCGCGCTTCTCGACATCCGGATGCCCGTGCTCGACGGGCTGGCGGCGCTGCGGGAGATCACCGACGATCCGGCGCTGAGTCATACCCGGGTGGTCATGGTGACGACCTTCGAGCTCGACGAGTACGTGTTCGAGGCGCTGCGCGGCGGCGCCTCCGGCTTCGTGCTGAAGGACAGCGAGCCGGCCGACCTGCTGCGGGCGATCCGGGTCGTCGCCGCCGGCGAGTCGCTGCTCTCGCCGGCCGTCACCAGGCGGGTGATCGAGGCGTTCGCGCGCCGGCCGGTCGCGCCCAATGCCCCCGACCTCGACGGGCTGACCGACCGGGAGCGGGAGGTGATGGGGCTCGTCGGCCATGGCCTGTCCAACGACGAGATCGCCGGCCGCCTGGTGATCAGTCCCGCCACCGCCCGGACCCACGTCAGCCGCGTCATGGTCAAGCTCGGCGCTCGGGACCGCGCTCAACTCGCCGTCCTCGCCAACCAGGCCGGCCTCGTCTGAGCCCCTCCTTCGTCGCCCGTTCGGCCTGAGCGGTAGGGCGGGTAGGTCGGGTACGGCGGTGGGCGTAGGGCGGATGCCGATGCTGGGGCGACGACGGGAGCTGGCGCGCGCCGCACGCTGATCGGCATGACCCAGTCAACGCATCAACGACGACGCGGGGAGAGCCGGCCCGTCTCGCCTCCCGCCTCGCCGCCCGCAGGGCCTCCGGCTCAGGTCGCCGCGCGGCCCGGCCCACCGTTCGGCGAGGCGCCGCCTGTCGAGGACGCGCATCCCGCCGCGATCGACGTGCGCGGCCTGTCGAAGCGGTACGGCCGGCGGACCGTCGTCCACGACCTCGACCTGCGCATCCCGGTCGGCGCGGTGGCCGGCTTCATCGGCCCGAACGGGGCCGGGAAGACGACCACCCTGCGCATGCTGCTCGGCCTGGTCCGCCCGACCACGGGGCGGGGCACCGTGCTCGGCCGCCCGCTGACGGAGCCGGCCGGCTACCTGCCGCGGGTCGGCGCGCTGATCGAGAGCCCGGCGCTTTACCCGCGGCTGTCGGCCCGCCGCAACCTCGAGGCCCTGGCGATCCTCGCCGGCCAGTACCACCCCGCCTGGATCGAGGAGGTGCTCGACGAGGTGGGACTCGCCGAGCGGGCCGACGACGAGGTGCGGTCGTACTCCCTCGGCATGAAGCAGCGGCTCGCGATCGCCGCCGCGCTGCTCGGCGACCCGGACCTGCTGGTGCTCGACGAGCCGACGAACGGCCTGGACCCGATGGGCATCCGGCTGATGCGCGAGCTGATCCGTGACCTGGCGGTCCGCGACAACCGGCCGCGAACCATATCGGCTGACGGGTCCGCGGCCGGGCGAGGCTCCGCCATTGTCGCCCGGCCGCGAACCATATCGGCTGACGGGTCCGCGGCCGGGCGAGGCTCCGCCATTGTCGCCCGGCCGCGAACGGTCATCGTCTCGTCCCACCTGCTCGCCGAGGTCGAGCAGATCTGCGACTGGATCATCGTCGTCGACCGGGGCGAGCTGGCTTACCAGGGCCCGCCGGACGGGCTGCTGTCCGCCGGCGCGGCACGGGTGACGCTGCGTCCCGAGCACCTGGACGACCTCGGCATGCTGGCCGACCTCGCGGCGGGGCTTGGTCTCACGGTCGAGCGTGCCGGCGACCTGGTGACGGCGGTGCT of the Pseudofrankia saprophytica genome contains:
- a CDS encoding sensor histidine kinase, which translates into the protein MDGTWLRRNLRFLLRDLLVTAAFTMLFFLTAPRWSETQVPAHQAIDAAGYALLAAIAAGMLVRRWLPLYVLGAQSLLVGALLAAGYPHGPYFLAVAITGLTVGRTSQRRVAAAGAICATILIATGELTSFLRGYTGGGWDLSVGLGVVLLFGVLPVVGGVLLREHRAWRAKAEEETTRRRVDDERLRMAREVHDVVGHSLSIISLQAGVALHVLDRRPEQAQLSLEAIRRTAIEALDELRATLALTRAGQFMRGSAPLEPPLAEPARPEPSPADQAVPAPRAVSPPPPSSATERAAERTADRTPLTGLGRLPSLLAEVRLCGIPVEASTSGPLDTLPADVDLAAYRIVQESLTNVLRHAAASRVTIEVTVSGGAVSIDVADAPDPPAAQPVVPPGHGLTGLRERAEELGGRLTAGPCPGGGWRVRAQLPVTRARPVGGPGGSPGGAGSRSGGKR
- a CDS encoding response regulator, with amino-acid sequence MIRVVVADDQPLIRLGLRVLVETEDDLELVGEAEDGRAAVELVRRARPDVALLDIRMPVLDGLAALREITDDPALSHTRVVMVTTFELDEYVFEALRGGASGFVLKDSEPADLLRAIRVVAAGESLLSPAVTRRVIEAFARRPVAPNAPDLDGLTDREREVMGLVGHGLSNDEIAGRLVISPATARTHVSRVMVKLGARDRAQLAVLANQAGLV
- a CDS encoding ATP-binding cassette domain-containing protein, yielding MRGLSKRYGRRTVVHDLDLRIPVGAVAGFIGPNGAGKTTTLRMLLGLVRPTTGRGTVLGRPLTEPAGYLPRVGALIESPALYPRLSARRNLEALAILAGQYHPAWIEEVLDEVGLAERADDEVRSYSLGMKQRLAIAAALLGDPDLLVLDEPTNGLDPMGIRLMRELIRDLAVRDNRPRTISADGSAAGRGSAIVARPRTISADGSAAGRGSAIVARPRTVIVSSHLLAEVEQICDWIIVVDRGELAYQGPPDGLLSAGAARVTLRPEHLDDLGMLADLAAGLGLTVERAGDLVTAVLPAEGAPGRSARPPAPGTPDSELDDPRQAMHALLGDLNRAAHAHGITLVEIAPSRVTLEERYTGLVAQGAGRLMGDAA